The Methanofervidicoccus abyssi genome includes a region encoding these proteins:
- the glgP gene encoding alpha-glucan family phosphorylase: protein MKPTAYFSMEFAIDQALKTYAGGLGFLAGSFFKAAKRLNYPIVGVSILWSYGYYDQVRDREGRMKVEYVRKYYEFLEDIKLKVPVTINNTTVWVKAYKLEEDVFNTCPIYFLTTDIPENDYLSRTISYHLYDGNNLTHIAQEIVLGIGGYKVIKECENVKLFHINEAHALPLGFKLLAEYGLDYVREHLVFTTHTPVPAGNEVQDIHLLKNMGFFDTVDITTAEKLGGNPFNLTVAALRMSKRANAVSKLHKKTTEKMWDWVKDKCPIIYITNAQDRHYWQDPIIRDAAKEYDYEKLRERKMELKKQLFEEVADQTGKIFDPEIMTVVWARRFVDYKRPYLPLYDENRLRELLENRKIQIIWAGKPHPNDTNAQITFNWIVSKTRNLKGAAILTGYELKLSKLLKLGSDIWLNTPKRPNEASGTSGMTASMNASIHMSTLDGWHVEWVEMYPEDSFTIGDGINVSDEFEAKCMYEQLEIAADMYDTKEWWKKACNCVNHIVEFFDAERMVKEYATKMYV, encoded by the coding sequence ATGAAACCTACTGCCTATTTTTCTATGGAGTTTGCCATAGACCAGGCTCTAAAAACATACGCTGGAGGATTAGGCTTTTTAGCAGGATCCTTTTTTAAAGCTGCTAAGAGGTTAAATTATCCAATAGTTGGAGTCTCTATACTTTGGAGTTACGGATATTACGATCAGGTAAGGGATAGGGAAGGTAGGATGAAGGTAGAATATGTTAGGAAATACTACGAGTTCTTAGAGGATATTAAATTAAAGGTACCTGTAACTATAAACAACACTACAGTCTGGGTAAAGGCTTACAAACTTGAGGAAGATGTATTCAACACCTGCCCAATATACTTTTTAACAACAGATATTCCAGAGAACGACTATCTCTCTAGGACTATATCATATCATCTTTACGATGGAAACAACCTCACTCATATAGCCCAGGAGATAGTTTTAGGAATTGGGGGATACAAGGTAATAAAAGAGTGTGAAAATGTTAAGTTGTTCCATATAAATGAAGCTCATGCCCTACCTTTAGGTTTTAAACTACTGGCGGAGTACGGTCTTGACTACGTTAGAGAACATCTCGTATTTACTACCCACACTCCAGTACCTGCAGGTAACGAGGTCCAGGATATCCATCTACTTAAAAATATGGGATTCTTCGATACTGTAGATATAACAACTGCTGAAAAACTTGGAGGAAATCCCTTTAATTTAACTGTTGCAGCACTGCGAATGTCAAAGAGGGCAAATGCTGTCTCAAAACTGCATAAGAAAACTACAGAGAAAATGTGGGACTGGGTAAAGGATAAGTGTCCAATAATATATATAACAAATGCTCAGGATAGACACTACTGGCAAGACCCTATTATAAGGGATGCTGCAAAGGAATACGACTATGAAAAACTGAGAGAGAGGAAAATGGAACTTAAAAAACAGCTCTTTGAGGAAGTTGCGGACCAGACTGGGAAGATTTTCGATCCCGAGATCATGACTGTAGTATGGGCACGGAGATTTGTAGATTACAAGAGACCTTATCTCCCCCTCTATGATGAAAACAGATTGAGAGAACTTTTAGAGAACAGGAAGATACAGATAATCTGGGCAGGTAAACCTCATCCAAACGATACTAACGCCCAGATAACTTTCAACTGGATAGTATCAAAAACGAGGAATTTGAAAGGTGCAGCTATACTTACAGGATACGAATTGAAGTTAAGTAAGTTGTTAAAACTAGGTTCTGATATATGGCTTAATACCCCAAAACGTCCAAACGAGGCTTCTGGAACCTCTGGAATGACAGCATCTATGAACGCTTCTATTCATATGAGTACCTTAGATGGTTGGCATGTGGAGTGGGTAGAGATGTACCCAGAGGACAGTTTTACCATAGGAGATGGTATAAATGTAAGTGATGAGTTCGAAGCTAAATGTATGTATGAACAGTTGGAAATCGCTGCAGATATGTACGATACAAAGGAGTGGTGGAAAAAGGCCTGTAACTGTGTGAACCATATTGTAGAGTTTTTCGATGCTGAAAGGATGGTTAAAGAATATGCCACGAAGATGTACGTTTAG
- the cbiT gene encoding precorrin-6Y C5,15-methyltransferase (decarboxylating) subunit CbiT, whose translation MLRDEDFFRIEGVPITKEEIRAISIGKLQLKPTDVVVDIGCGSGGMTVEIARRCKFVYAIDYSENAIVTTRKNLELFNIKNCKLIKGKGEEVIQSLKFNKAFVGGTKNIYKILDILTHKNTESIVINTIVLENTAKILNYFENIDRYNVEVVNVVVSYGKKINNGHMMLSKNPINIITCRLIDR comes from the coding sequence ATGCTTAGAGACGAGGATTTTTTTAGAATAGAAGGAGTTCCAATAACTAAGGAGGAAATAAGGGCTATAAGTATAGGTAAATTACAATTGAAGCCCACTGATGTTGTGGTGGATATTGGATGTGGTAGTGGAGGCATGACTGTGGAGATAGCGAGAAGATGTAAGTTTGTCTATGCCATAGATTATTCTGAAAATGCAATAGTGACTACTAGGAAAAACCTGGAGCTCTTTAATATTAAAAACTGTAAATTGATAAAGGGAAAGGGAGAGGAAGTTATACAATCCCTGAAGTTCAATAAGGCCTTTGTAGGAGGTACAAAGAATATATATAAAATCTTGGATATACTTACTCATAAGAATACGGAAAGTATTGTAATAAATACTATAGTTCTTGAAAACACTGCAAAGATATTAAATTACTTTGAAAATATAGATAGATACAACGTGGAAGTTGTAAACGTTGTTGTAAGTTATGGTAAAAAGATAAATAACGGCCATATGATGCTTTCTAAGAATCCTATAAATATCATTACCTGCAGATTGATAGACAGATGA
- the radA gene encoding DNA repair and recombination protein RadA translates to MADKLTDIPGVGPSIAEKLIEAGYTDFMKIATATIGELAEIDGISEKAAAKIIAHARELCDLGFKSGTDLLKQRKTVWKLSTGSKELDRILNGGLESQSTIEFAGMFGSGKTQIMHQACVNLQCDDMIIADKEVLSENEFENRKAVYIDTEGTFRPERIIQMAEALGIDGQKVLDNIFVARAYNSDMQMLYAEKVEELIRSGNNIKLIIVDSLTSTFRNEYTGMGKLAERQQKLGRHMATLNKLADLYNCVVLVTNQVASRLDTFFGPAEQPIGGHIVGHAATFRFFLRKGKGDKRIAKLYDSPHLPDSEAIFRITEKGVHD, encoded by the coding sequence ATGGCAGATAAATTAACTGATATACCTGGAGTTGGTCCCTCAATTGCAGAGAAACTTATTGAAGCTGGATATACTGATTTCATGAAAATAGCAACTGCTACAATTGGCGAACTTGCTGAAATCGATGGTATAAGCGAAAAGGCGGCAGCTAAAATAATAGCTCATGCAAGAGAGTTGTGTGATTTAGGATTTAAAAGTGGTACCGATCTCTTAAAACAGAGGAAGACTGTATGGAAACTATCTACAGGTAGTAAAGAGTTAGATAGGATACTTAACGGTGGGTTGGAGAGCCAGTCTACCATAGAGTTTGCAGGTATGTTTGGAAGTGGTAAAACCCAAATTATGCACCAAGCCTGTGTAAATCTCCAGTGTGACGATATGATAATAGCTGATAAGGAAGTGTTAAGTGAGAATGAGTTTGAGAATAGAAAAGCAGTGTATATAGATACCGAGGGTACCTTTAGACCTGAGAGGATCATACAGATGGCTGAGGCCTTAGGAATAGACGGTCAGAAGGTCCTTGACAATATCTTTGTTGCTAGGGCCTATAACTCAGATATGCAGATGCTCTACGCAGAAAAAGTAGAGGAACTTATCAGATCAGGTAACAATATAAAATTGATCATCGTAGACTCTCTAACAAGTACCTTCAGAAACGAGTATACAGGTATGGGAAAACTTGCAGAAAGACAGCAGAAACTTGGAAGACATATGGCTACCCTGAATAAGTTGGCAGATCTCTACAACTGTGTAGTGCTTGTAACTAACCAGGTTGCATCAAGGTTAGATACCTTCTTTGGACCTGCAGAGCAACCCATAGGTGGACATATCGTGGGTCATGCTGCAACTTTCAGGTTCTTCCTTAGAAAAGGCAAGGGAGACAAGAGAATCGCTAAGTTATACGATTCTCCACATCTCCCAGATTCTGAAGCTATATTCAGGATAACTGAGAAGGGGGTCCATGATTAA
- the purE gene encoding 5-(carboxyamino)imidazole ribonucleotide mutase — protein sequence MICIIMGSESDLKIAEKGISILKDMGVEFEVRVASAHRTPDLVEEIVKNSKAKVFIAIAGLAAHLPGVVASLTTKPVIAVPVESKLDGMDALLSCVQMPPGIPTATVGIDRGDNAVLLALEILALSDEELSKKLEEYRKKLREKVINSDKRVGELYKH from the coding sequence ATGATATGTATAATAATGGGTAGTGAAAGTGATTTAAAAATCGCTGAAAAGGGGATATCTATTTTAAAGGATATGGGAGTGGAGTTTGAGGTGAGAGTTGCTTCTGCTCATAGGACTCCAGATCTAGTGGAAGAGATTGTAAAGAACAGTAAAGCCAAGGTGTTTATAGCAATTGCAGGACTTGCAGCACATCTTCCAGGTGTTGTAGCCTCCTTAACAACGAAACCTGTAATAGCAGTTCCAGTAGAGAGTAAGTTAGATGGAATGGATGCTCTCCTGAGTTGTGTCCAGATGCCACCTGGCATACCAACTGCAACTGTAGGAATAGACAGAGGTGATAATGCAGTGCTTTTAGCCCTTGAGATCTTAGCTCTCTCTGATGAGGAGTTATCTAAGAAGTTAGAAGAGTACAGAAAAAAACTGAGAGAGAAAGTTATAAATTCAGACAAGAGAGTTGGAGAACTCTATAAACATTAG
- a CDS encoding bifunctional L-myo-inositol-1-phosphate cytidylyltransferase/CDP-L-myo-inositol myo-inositolphosphotransferase, which produces MTPEKAVILAAGFGTRLGTITEETPKGLLKVAGREIIYRSMKILQELGVKEFIIITNRKYEDKFRKFVEENNFKARIVINEYPERGNGYSLYLAKSIVNEKFLLLMSDHIYGKAFLQEAVKGEGLIVDRNPRYVNIEEATKVKIRNNQVEDIGKHLKEFHGVDTGFFILTPDIFRIIEGILSDRDVLELSEIVKRAKLRVTFVDGLFWTDVDVPEDIKKAKDLIVKTSVKGVGDGFISRYLNRKISTRVSSLLVDYITPNQITVITFLLGIFSALLNFISVPLAGIMYQISSILDGVDGEIARASMKTSRFGGYVDSILDRYVDFTFLLLLAYVTIKEPIWWAIVTIAIFGSVMVSYSTECYRAVYGKSIYEEIPTMRYLIGKRDERAFLTMLFCLIGEIKALFVLLAVLTNLRVALTVWLVWKKHKVNSP; this is translated from the coding sequence ATGACTCCTGAGAAAGCTGTGATCCTTGCTGCAGGTTTTGGAACTAGGTTAGGTACAATAACTGAAGAGACACCTAAAGGTCTTCTAAAAGTTGCTGGTAGAGAGATAATCTATAGAAGTATGAAGATACTTCAGGAATTAGGAGTTAAAGAGTTTATAATTATTACAAATAGAAAATACGAGGATAAATTTAGGAAATTTGTTGAAGAGAATAACTTCAAGGCCAGAATAGTGATAAATGAATATCCTGAAAGAGGAAACGGGTATTCTCTCTATTTAGCGAAAAGTATAGTTAATGAAAAATTCCTTCTTCTAATGAGTGATCACATATATGGAAAGGCTTTCCTCCAGGAGGCTGTAAAAGGAGAAGGTCTTATAGTAGATAGAAATCCAAGGTATGTTAATATAGAAGAAGCGACAAAGGTTAAAATTAGAAACAACCAGGTGGAAGATATTGGGAAGCATCTTAAAGAATTCCATGGGGTAGATACTGGATTCTTTATACTCACACCAGATATATTCCGTATCATTGAAGGGATCCTCTCGGATAGGGATGTTCTGGAGTTAAGTGAGATTGTAAAGAGAGCGAAACTTAGAGTAACCTTTGTAGATGGACTCTTCTGGACAGATGTTGATGTACCAGAAGATATTAAAAAAGCAAAGGATCTTATAGTAAAAACCTCTGTAAAGGGGGTTGGAGACGGTTTTATTTCAAGATATCTCAATAGGAAGATTTCCACAAGGGTAAGCTCTCTCCTAGTTGACTATATAACTCCAAATCAGATAACTGTAATAACCTTCCTACTTGGTATCTTCTCGGCACTACTAAATTTTATCAGCGTTCCTTTAGCAGGGATTATGTATCAGATAAGTTCTATACTTGACGGTGTTGATGGGGAGATTGCACGTGCCAGTATGAAGACAAGTAGATTTGGAGGTTATGTGGATTCAATCCTTGATAGATACGTGGATTTTACATTTTTGCTCCTCTTAGCTTACGTCACAATTAAAGAACCTATCTGGTGGGCAATAGTAACAATAGCCATCTTCGGCTCTGTGATGGTTAGTTACTCAACAGAGTGCTATAGGGCAGTATATGGGAAGAGTATATATGAAGAGATTCCTACAATGAGATATCTCATTGGAAAAAGGGATGAAAGGGCATTTTTAACTATGTTATTCTGCTTAATAGGAGAAATAAAAGCTCTTTTTGTTCTATTAGCAGTTCTGACAAACCTTAGAGTAGCATTGACAGTGTGGTTAGTGTGGAAAAAGCATAAGGTAAACTCTCCTTAA
- a CDS encoding bis-aminopropyl spermidine synthase family protein, with protein sequence MKEIVIKVREKTNIPVYERTVENVISAVQSSSDIWRIVDLSEEPLPLVVTILEVLNALGYIEFRNGVFLTEEGKRFADRYGIGRREDYTCPYCKGKTVDIEVFKDLLEKFKEIVKNRPEPKHEFDQAYVTPETTVARIILMHTRGDLENREVFVLGDDDLTSIALMLSGLPKRIAVLDIDDRLTKFIEKTAEEIGYNNIDIFAFDLRKPLPDYALRKFDTFITDPPETVDAIRAFVGRGIATLKGPGCAGYFGITRRESSLNKWRDIQKLLLNEFEVVITDIIRNFNEYVNWGYEEETRAWKLVPIKVRPTYNWYKSYMFRIQTLEGSKGYEEEIREEDIYNDEEASTT encoded by the coding sequence GTGAAAGAAATTGTAATAAAGGTTAGGGAGAAAACAAATATTCCAGTCTACGAGAGAACTGTGGAGAACGTTATAAGTGCAGTTCAGAGTAGTAGTGATATATGGAGGATTGTAGATCTAAGTGAAGAGCCCTTGCCCTTAGTTGTCACAATCCTGGAAGTGCTTAACGCCCTTGGATATATCGAGTTCAGAAATGGAGTGTTTCTAACAGAAGAAGGAAAGAGGTTCGCCGATAGATATGGGATAGGTAGAAGGGAAGATTACACATGTCCCTACTGTAAAGGGAAAACTGTAGATATTGAGGTTTTCAAAGATCTCCTTGAGAAATTTAAAGAGATTGTTAAAAATAGGCCAGAGCCTAAACATGAGTTTGATCAGGCCTATGTAACTCCTGAGACTACTGTGGCAAGGATTATTCTCATGCATACGAGGGGTGACTTAGAAAATAGGGAGGTTTTTGTCCTTGGAGACGATGATCTAACGAGTATAGCCCTTATGCTCTCAGGATTGCCAAAGAGAATAGCTGTCTTAGACATCGACGATAGACTGACCAAATTCATAGAAAAAACTGCAGAAGAAATTGGTTATAACAATATAGATATATTTGCCTTCGATCTTAGAAAACCTCTGCCAGATTATGCTCTTAGAAAGTTTGATACCTTTATAACAGATCCTCCAGAAACTGTAGATGCAATTAGGGCCTTCGTTGGTAGAGGTATTGCCACCTTAAAAGGCCCAGGTTGTGCCGGTTACTTTGGAATAACAAGGAGGGAAAGCTCTTTAAACAAGTGGAGGGATATTCAAAAACTCCTTTTAAACGAGTTTGAGGTTGTCATAACTGATATAATTAGAAACTTCAACGAATACGTAAATTGGGGATATGAAGAGGAAACAAGAGCCTGGAAGTTAGTCCCTATAAAGGTTAGGCCAACTTACAACTGGTATAAGAGCTATATGTTTAGAATACAAACCCTAGAAGGTTCAAAAGGTTATGAGGAGGAGATAAGGGAGGAAGATATCTACAACGATGAAGAGGCTTCAACTACATAG
- a CDS encoding 2-oxoacid:ferredoxin oxidoreductase subunit beta yields MREDRLPHIFCPGCGIGIVINCFTNALDKLNIKPEDYIALSGIGCSSRIAGYLYCDSLHTTHGRPIAYATGVKLALPDKKVVVFTGDGDLAAIGGNHFIHGCRRNIDLTVICINNHIYGMTGGQVSPTTPSGKRATTAPYGYIENSMDLCKLAIAAGATYVARWTTAHPIQLSNSIKKGLTKKGFSFIEVIAQCPTYYGRFNISRSAVEILKYIKEHSIHIRKAENLPEEELKDKIIVGEFLDIEKPEFTESMINLIKEHRN; encoded by the coding sequence ATGAGGGAAGATAGACTACCTCATATCTTCTGTCCAGGTTGTGGAATTGGGATTGTAATAAACTGTTTTACAAACGCTTTAGATAAGTTGAACATTAAACCTGAGGACTACATAGCACTCTCTGGGATAGGATGCTCCTCTAGGATAGCTGGGTATCTATACTGTGATTCCCTCCATACAACACATGGAAGACCTATCGCCTATGCAACTGGTGTGAAGTTGGCACTTCCAGATAAGAAGGTTGTAGTATTTACAGGGGATGGGGATCTGGCGGCTATAGGTGGAAATCACTTTATACACGGCTGTAGAAGGAACATAGATCTAACTGTCATCTGTATAAATAACCATATATATGGTATGACCGGGGGACAGGTTTCCCCAACAACCCCCTCTGGAAAGAGAGCAACTACAGCACCTTATGGATATATAGAAAACAGTATGGATCTCTGTAAATTAGCTATAGCAGCAGGTGCAACCTACGTGGCTAGATGGACTACAGCCCATCCTATACAACTATCCAACAGTATAAAAAAGGGTTTGACTAAGAAAGGTTTCTCCTTCATCGAGGTTATAGCCCAGTGTCCTACCTATTATGGTAGGTTCAATATCTCAAGGAGTGCCGTAGAGATATTGAAGTACATTAAGGAACACTCTATACATATAAGAAAGGCTGAAAATTTACCTGAAGAAGAGTTAAAGGATAAGATAATAGTTGGGGAGTTCTTAGATATTGAGAAACCAGAATTTACAGAAAGTATGATTAATCTTATCAAAGAGCATAGAAATTAA
- a CDS encoding 2-oxoacid:ferredoxin oxidoreductase subunit gamma, which produces MRKEVRISGFGGQGVVLAGVILGRSAALYDGKNAVQTQSYGPEARGGASKSEVVISEEEIDYPKVIKPDVLVCMSQQAFDKYGRDIKDEGTVIVDRDLVTVPENFYNGNVKLYKIPFTDIAYKDIGLKIVANMVMLGALVRITGVVSKEAMRKAILDSVPKGTEKKNLIAFEKGYDYINEY; this is translated from the coding sequence ATGAGAAAAGAGGTTAGGATATCTGGTTTTGGAGGCCAGGGGGTCGTATTGGCAGGTGTGATACTGGGGAGAAGTGCAGCACTCTACGACGGTAAGAATGCAGTGCAGACACAATCTTATGGGCCTGAAGCGAGAGGGGGTGCCAGTAAGTCAGAGGTAGTAATATCCGAAGAGGAGATCGACTATCCTAAGGTTATAAAACCAGATGTATTGGTGTGTATGTCCCAACAGGCCTTTGATAAATACGGGAGAGATATAAAGGATGAGGGAACAGTTATTGTAGATAGGGATTTAGTTACAGTGCCTGAGAACTTCTACAATGGAAATGTGAAATTATACAAGATCCCATTTACAGATATAGCCTATAAGGATATAGGTTTAAAAATAGTGGCAAATATGGTAATGCTTGGAGCTCTAGTTAGGATAACAGGAGTAGTTTCAAAGGAAGCTATGAGAAAGGCGATATTGGACAGTGTGCCAAAGGGTACCGAGAAGAAGAACTTAATAGCATTTGAGAAGGGGTATGATTATATTAATGAATATTAA
- a CDS encoding DUF2258 domain-containing protein translates to MKLSSGYIIVGAYADKIRRTLFAQLKDSIKNKEIDPKMVAKASGELNKLLYEILVNKLKLDKGDVVRVMIEYELADSNVVWKWDTLKIEAFKRMAMEEIKSVVEDAISRIEELEEIEEMKFEIEKAGKTDLGDTVYFIKVGDDFAGTLILTPLNGEGLVRGALIKPNPVVIEKMKIETGKDLKQVLVEVVEQKGREIDEGTAEKIVNEIKGMITIKE, encoded by the coding sequence ATGAAACTAAGTTCTGGATATATAATAGTAGGGGCCTATGCAGATAAGATAAGACGTACCCTTTTTGCCCAGTTAAAAGATTCTATAAAGAATAAGGAAATAGATCCAAAGATGGTTGCTAAGGCTTCTGGAGAGTTGAATAAGTTACTATACGAAATACTTGTAAATAAACTTAAACTTGATAAGGGAGATGTAGTTAGGGTGATGATTGAGTACGAGTTGGCTGATAGTAATGTTGTTTGGAAGTGGGATACTCTAAAGATAGAGGCATTTAAGAGAATGGCAATGGAGGAAATTAAGTCAGTGGTAGAAGATGCCATTAGTAGAATAGAGGAACTTGAGGAGATTGAAGAGATGAAATTTGAGATTGAAAAGGCCGGAAAAACTGACTTAGGAGATACAGTCTATTTTATAAAAGTAGGTGATGACTTCGCTGGAACTCTGATATTAACACCTCTGAATGGAGAGGGGTTAGTTAGAGGAGCTCTAATAAAACCTAATCCAGTTGTTATTGAGAAGATGAAGATAGAGACAGGTAAAGATCTTAAACAGGTGTTAGTTGAGGTTGTGGAACAGAAAGGAAGAGAGATTGACGAAGGGACTGCTGAAAAGATTGTAAATGAGATCAAGGGGATGATAACTATTAAGGAGTAA
- the lysS gene encoding lysine--tRNA ligase, with the protein MHWADTTAKRVIKKRENLEKYVVACGITPSGHIHIGNAREVITADAIYRGLLNQGVKGELIFIGDTYDPLRKVYPFLPESYERYVGMPLSEIPCPEGCCESYAQHFLRPFLESLDDLGIEMTIYYADRCYKEGIYDEAIILALENRNKIREILNKYRSDPLPEDWYPLTVICENCGKLSTTKVIDYDQEEKTVEYLCSCGHRNTVEPFKGRVKLPWRVDWPARWSIFEVTVEPMGKDHGTSGGSYDTGIKITREVYNYQPPEKVIYEWIQLKVGEKAVPMSSSSGVVFAVKDWLNICHPEVLRYLILRSKPSKHIDFDLKSIPNLTEDYDQLERNYFELIKRLENGEELKEDEKDKIRIYQLSTPRIPEKLPLQVPYRFCAVISQIAYREDREEIDMEKVLDILKRNNYPVDNIDDYDFERLKNRLYMARNWALKYGEVLNIIPLEEAIKEYNKLSEKQKEWINVFRDKLKDIEFQGLLIHELIYSTAKEIGLNPREAFLASYRILLGKNYGPKLGSFLSSLDREFVIRRYSLLE; encoded by the coding sequence TTGCACTGGGCAGATACTACTGCAAAGAGGGTAATTAAGAAGAGGGAAAATCTTGAGAAGTACGTTGTAGCCTGTGGTATAACCCCTTCAGGACATATACACATAGGGAATGCAAGAGAGGTAATCACTGCAGATGCCATTTACAGAGGGCTTCTAAACCAGGGAGTAAAGGGAGAACTTATATTCATAGGAGACACCTATGATCCCCTTAGAAAGGTATATCCTTTCCTACCTGAGAGTTACGAGAGATACGTAGGTATGCCCCTAAGTGAGATACCCTGTCCCGAAGGTTGTTGTGAAAGTTATGCCCAACACTTTTTAAGACCGTTCTTAGAGAGTTTAGATGATTTAGGTATAGAGATGACAATCTACTATGCAGATAGGTGCTACAAGGAAGGAATCTACGACGAAGCCATTATACTGGCGTTAGAGAACAGGAACAAGATAAGGGAGATACTTAACAAGTACAGGAGTGATCCCCTCCCTGAGGACTGGTATCCTCTAACTGTTATATGTGAAAACTGTGGTAAATTAAGCACTACTAAGGTAATAGATTACGACCAGGAGGAGAAAACTGTTGAATACCTCTGCTCCTGCGGACACAGAAATACAGTGGAACCATTTAAAGGTAGGGTGAAACTACCTTGGAGGGTAGACTGGCCTGCAAGGTGGAGTATATTCGAGGTTACAGTAGAGCCTATGGGCAAGGATCATGGAACCTCCGGAGGATCTTACGATACGGGGATAAAGATAACCAGGGAGGTATACAACTATCAGCCTCCCGAGAAGGTAATCTACGAGTGGATACAGTTAAAGGTGGGAGAAAAGGCAGTGCCTATGTCATCATCTTCTGGAGTAGTATTTGCAGTTAAGGACTGGCTAAATATATGCCATCCAGAGGTTTTAAGATATCTCATACTTAGGAGCAAGCCTTCAAAGCATATAGACTTCGATCTAAAATCTATACCTAACCTTACAGAAGATTACGACCAGTTAGAGAGGAACTACTTTGAGTTAATAAAAAGATTGGAAAATGGTGAGGAATTAAAAGAAGATGAAAAGGACAAGATAAGAATATATCAGCTATCTACTCCAAGGATACCAGAGAAACTACCACTCCAGGTGCCCTACAGATTCTGTGCAGTTATATCCCAGATAGCCTACAGGGAAGATAGAGAAGAGATAGATATGGAGAAGGTGCTGGATATTCTAAAGAGAAATAATTATCCTGTGGATAACATAGATGACTACGACTTTGAGAGATTAAAAAATAGACTCTACATGGCTAGAAATTGGGCATTAAAATATGGAGAAGTACTGAACATAATTCCTCTTGAAGAAGCTATAAAGGAATACAATAAATTAAGTGAAAAACAGAAAGAATGGATAAATGTATTTAGAGATAAACTGAAAGATATTGAGTTCCAGGGACTCCTTATCCATGAGCTTATATACAGTACTGCAAAGGAAATAGGATTAAATCCGAGGGAGGCCTTTTTGGCATCCTACAGGATACTCCTAGGTAAGAATTACGGACCTAAGTTAGGAAGTTTTCTCTCATCCTTGGATAGAGAGTTTGTAATTAGGAGGTATTCATTGTTGGAGTAA